A part of Longimicrobiales bacterium genomic DNA contains:
- a CDS encoding c-type cytochrome encodes MLKLVAGVLGLALVISPGAGAQQAAGAVLLGQGQQLYEEKCALCHQDSGAGDPPAFPALSGSDQLEDPLRVVRTIRLGKEHMPPFPGLTADEITGLVNYVREAWANGSRSVTTEEVAEVLKGLEDAGPVVSVWDGVFTEAQAGRGEAVYAGACGWCHGHRLNGAPDDPDMRSTPPLARARFLRVWEDRSLATLFAYTRATMPEDNPESMTEQEYVDALAYMLAFGGIPAGEDELLPDLPSLARVIIRPQH; translated from the coding sequence ATGCTGAAACTCGTGGCCGGGGTCCTGGGGCTTGCCCTCGTGATCAGCCCGGGTGCCGGTGCACAACAAGCGGCCGGCGCGGTCTTGTTGGGCCAGGGCCAGCAACTCTACGAAGAGAAGTGCGCGCTCTGCCATCAGGACTCGGGCGCCGGTGATCCGCCGGCCTTTCCGGCCTTGAGCGGCAGTGACCAGCTTGAGGACCCGCTGAGGGTCGTCCGCACCATCCGCTTGGGCAAAGAGCACATGCCCCCGTTTCCCGGGCTGACCGCCGACGAGATCACCGGATTGGTGAACTACGTCCGCGAGGCGTGGGCGAACGGCTCTCGGAGCGTGACTACCGAAGAAGTAGCCGAGGTGCTGAAGGGGCTGGAGGATGCCGGTCCCGTGGTATCAGTCTGGGACGGCGTGTTCACCGAAGCACAGGCCGGCCGCGGTGAGGCGGTGTACGCGGGTGCCTGCGGCTGGTGTCATGGCCACAGATTGAATGGTGCGCCGGACGACCCGGACATGCGCTCGACCCCCCCCTTGGCGCGGGCAAGATTCCTCCGCGTCTGGGAGGACAGATCACTTGCGACCCTGTTCGCGTACACGAGGGCGACGATGCCGGAAGACAATCCGGAGTCGATGACCGAGCAGGAGTACGTCGACGCCCTTGCGTACATGCTGGCTTTCGGCGGGATCCCGGCGGGCGAGGATGAGCTTCTACCCGACCTGCCGAGCCTGGCTCGGGTCATCATAAGACCGCAGCATTAA
- a CDS encoding FAD-binding protein, which produces MATKDDRPSQDSTLENEDGLNRRDFVKTGVAAGLGSAALFEPTEAQAQVPAGASGQVVWDYEVDVVIAGGGCAGLTAAIRAVDRGASVLVVDQNFDLGGRMLHSAARMSLGGGDPVQQRDMRGESDREGLITVDPIEDPEELDDSVEILFTDLTDWSVLDPKGQAPYRYNEPELARAWAENCPATRQFLIDNYVRFSRVSSTHGGGGLSRARLANCFLMLGDVTDMKAGTVTAEDAGVADRERSSAFSPLRMNNASRMVGPNAVTNGAALSRPLEFSAREKGVDFMLHRRFDEIVREQPFSGRVLGIRAHYSPRYHPETGEILQGLWQNGNIDERRETVNIRARQAVILASGGHAGNPEVRSMFYPAMREPAFPTSGRALLGPGGQDGSALVAGLRVGANLAGMQQNLSYYTTFHVSTRLGTRDAYTGMMPGHPTFGFRGSAGFNVGSSGFEEFIAVNQVGKRFFNEVRLPARPGPSAYPGDRGAPGRGLDHTPVDWRNCRKEWVRDMYNYDHGVHAALALNEGSEAPEYYSGPIWAIFDQDAVDRNGWELRYPFVSDNGYYFQADTIDELAAKVEADHEFQRVPLNYLAETVTTWNGYVESGTDPEFEREVDAPMNRIGTPPFYALSIMVIWHDSYGGLRVNGRQQVVDMQGKVIPGLYAGGEAVGGFNKHGLGKGHVHGYIAGTHAVEEPSS; this is translated from the coding sequence GTGGCAACGAAAGACGACCGTCCGTCGCAGGACTCGACGCTCGAGAACGAGGATGGGCTGAACCGCCGCGATTTCGTCAAAACAGGGGTCGCCGCCGGATTGGGATCCGCGGCTCTCTTCGAGCCGACTGAAGCGCAGGCGCAGGTCCCCGCGGGTGCCTCCGGGCAGGTCGTCTGGGACTATGAGGTGGACGTCGTCATCGCGGGGGGCGGGTGCGCGGGCCTGACTGCGGCCATTCGCGCGGTTGATCGCGGGGCCAGTGTGCTGGTGGTCGATCAGAATTTCGACCTCGGCGGCCGCATGCTGCATAGTGCGGCCCGGATGTCGCTCGGCGGCGGCGACCCGGTTCAGCAGAGAGACATGAGAGGGGAGAGCGACCGGGAGGGACTTATCACGGTCGACCCTATCGAGGACCCGGAAGAACTGGATGACAGTGTCGAGATCCTGTTCACGGATCTCACTGACTGGTCGGTTCTCGACCCCAAGGGGCAGGCCCCCTATCGCTACAACGAGCCCGAGTTGGCTCGTGCTTGGGCCGAGAACTGTCCGGCGACCCGACAGTTCCTGATCGACAATTATGTCCGCTTCTCGAGGGTCAGCAGCACGCACGGCGGGGGAGGGTTGTCACGCGCACGGCTGGCCAACTGCTTCCTCATGCTGGGCGACGTGACGGACATGAAGGCGGGAACCGTCACCGCGGAGGACGCGGGCGTGGCCGATCGAGAACGATCGAGTGCGTTCTCTCCCCTGCGGATGAACAACGCGAGCCGTATGGTCGGACCCAACGCGGTGACCAATGGTGCCGCGCTCTCCCGGCCGCTGGAGTTCTCTGCCCGTGAGAAGGGCGTCGACTTCATGCTGCACCGCCGCTTCGACGAGATCGTTCGCGAGCAACCCTTCTCGGGCCGGGTTCTCGGCATAAGGGCACACTATTCTCCCCGGTATCACCCTGAGACCGGCGAGATCCTTCAGGGCCTCTGGCAGAACGGCAACATCGATGAGCGACGTGAAACCGTGAACATCAGGGCCCGCCAGGCCGTCATCCTCGCCAGCGGCGGCCACGCCGGGAACCCCGAGGTCCGCAGCATGTTCTATCCGGCCATGCGCGAGCCGGCCTTTCCGACGAGTGGTCGGGCGTTGCTAGGCCCGGGAGGTCAGGACGGATCGGCGCTTGTCGCCGGCTTGAGGGTCGGCGCGAATCTGGCTGGGATGCAGCAGAATCTCTCGTATTACACCACGTTTCACGTCTCGACGCGCCTTGGTACGCGCGACGCCTATACCGGGATGATGCCCGGACACCCCACGTTCGGTTTCCGCGGCTCAGCGGGTTTCAACGTGGGCAGCTCGGGCTTCGAAGAGTTCATCGCCGTGAATCAGGTCGGGAAGCGCTTCTTCAACGAAGTCCGTCTCCCGGCGAGGCCAGGCCCGAGCGCGTACCCCGGCGATCGGGGTGCCCCAGGGCGGGGGCTCGACCACACGCCGGTCGATTGGCGGAATTGTCGCAAGGAGTGGGTCCGTGACATGTACAACTACGACCACGGCGTCCATGCCGCCCTGGCACTCAACGAAGGGTCTGAGGCTCCTGAGTACTACTCGGGGCCGATTTGGGCGATTTTCGATCAAGATGCGGTCGATCGCAACGGGTGGGAGCTCCGTTACCCCTTCGTCTCGGACAACGGCTACTACTTCCAGGCCGATACCATCGACGAGTTGGCCGCAAAGGTCGAGGCGGATCACGAATTTCAACGTGTACCGCTGAACTACCTCGCGGAGACGGTGACCACCTGGAACGGTTACGTGGAATCAGGCACCGACCCCGAATTCGAACGCGAGGTCGATGCCCCCATGAATCGCATCGGGACTCCGCCGTTCTACGCGCTCTCGATCATGGTGATCTGGCACGACTCCTACGGGGGGCTGAGGGTCAACGGCCGTCAGCAGGTCGTGGATATGCAGGGCAAGGTGATTCCCGGTCTGTATGCGGGAGGCGAGGCTGTCGGCGGCTTCAACAAGCATGGCTTGGGCAAGGGTCACGTGCACGGCTACATCGCCGGCACGCATGCGGTCGAAGAGCCGTCCAGCTGA
- a CDS encoding amidohydrolase family protein: MKLQRLVQLALTCVMLTACGGEDADNFDLVITHGRVIDPESGLDGVRSVGIRDGKVASIVEGELTGRRTIDATGHVVSPGFIDLHEHGQSEEAYSYMVRDGVTTALELEVGTADIHGFYADREGGQIVNYGASIGHIGVRMELLGDPGAGILPAGIGGSGSITAEQLDEMERRIREGLDQGAVAVGFGSAYTPGAEMSEIERMFGVAAESGASAHIHMRGGLSGFDSTVAAARRTGVSLHFVHINSSAGDDIDAFLDGVQTAVDAGQDVTTETYPYGAGMTEIQSALFDDWESWPEERFELHQLVSSGERATRETFAQAREEGGAVIIHGRTEEVTRKAVVSPLTMIASDGFIVDGRGHPRTSGSYSKVLGQYVRDEGVLSLPEAIRKMTIEPARRLEATVESMASKGRLQVGADADITIFDPATVIDRSTYLDATIPSTGIAWVIIAGEVVVELGEVTAARPGRAVRGRVR, translated from the coding sequence GTGAAGCTTCAGCGGCTGGTGCAATTGGCCCTCACATGCGTAATGCTGACCGCGTGCGGCGGAGAGGATGCCGACAACTTTGATCTGGTCATCACACACGGTCGTGTGATCGATCCTGAGTCGGGACTCGATGGGGTGCGCTCCGTGGGCATCCGCGATGGTAAGGTCGCCTCGATCGTTGAGGGCGAGCTGACCGGCAGACGCACGATCGACGCGACCGGACATGTCGTCTCACCGGGATTCATCGATCTGCATGAGCACGGGCAGAGCGAAGAAGCCTACTCGTACATGGTCCGAGACGGGGTGACGACTGCCCTGGAGCTGGAGGTCGGCACAGCCGACATCCATGGTTTCTACGCGGACCGTGAGGGGGGGCAGATCGTCAACTACGGTGCGAGCATTGGGCACATTGGGGTGCGCATGGAGCTTCTTGGAGATCCCGGGGCGGGGATTCTGCCCGCTGGTATCGGAGGCTCGGGGAGTATCACGGCGGAACAGCTCGACGAAATGGAGCGCCGTATTCGTGAGGGCCTGGATCAGGGAGCAGTGGCGGTCGGCTTCGGCAGTGCCTACACGCCCGGAGCCGAGATGTCCGAAATCGAACGAATGTTCGGCGTGGCAGCCGAATCTGGCGCAAGCGCTCACATCCATATGCGCGGTGGTCTCTCGGGCTTCGACTCCACCGTCGCCGCCGCACGCCGGACTGGAGTGTCGCTCCACTTTGTACATATAAATTCAAGCGCGGGCGATGATATCGACGCCTTTTTGGACGGCGTGCAAACTGCAGTGGATGCCGGTCAAGATGTTACCACCGAGACCTATCCGTATGGCGCGGGGATGACCGAGATCCAGTCGGCACTCTTTGACGACTGGGAGAGTTGGCCCGAAGAGCGCTTCGAGCTCCACCAACTCGTCTCCTCGGGAGAACGGGCCACTCGAGAAACATTCGCGCAGGCTCGGGAAGAGGGCGGGGCAGTCATCATTCACGGCCGCACGGAGGAGGTAACCCGAAAAGCTGTGGTGAGTCCGCTAACGATGATCGCGAGCGACGGCTTTATCGTCGACGGCCGTGGCCATCCACGCACTTCCGGATCGTACTCGAAGGTACTTGGGCAGTATGTCCGGGATGAGGGTGTTTTGTCTCTTCCCGAGGCGATCCGAAAGATGACCATCGAGCCAGCTCGACGGCTCGAAGCCACGGTGGAGTCGATGGCCAGCAAAGGGCGCCTCCAGGTCGGCGCCGACGCAGACATTACGATCTTTGATCCTGCGACCGTGATTGACCGCTCGACATACCTGGACGCGACGATCCCCTCGACCGGTATCGCATGGGTGATCATTGCGGGCGAAGTGGTGGTCGAGTTGGGTGAGGTAACTGCTGCTCGTCCGGGGCGGGCAGTCCGCGGGCGCGTGCGATGA
- a CDS encoding amidohydrolase family protein — MTTTMTKWGAMRAITSRVAAVTALTLAAMIVAFAAPFVSPTSVGAQVRMTVPPQSEAVALQGATIHTITNGVIENGTIVFNDGIIVAVGADVEIPAGARVVDVTGKHIYPGLIDAYSTVGISEIGAVGVSSDVNELGDFNPNVRAEVAVNAESRHIGTSRSAGVLVTLTTPGGGLISGMSSAMSLEGWDWEEMSMESAAALNVNWPNPNPRGGRGGRGGAPQDPPPSYAEQVQQLKDFFAEARAYRDATAAGAEVRTDSRYAAMVPALDGEIPVVVSADGAGQINDAITWAQEEGVRIVIRGGADAIHVADRLVANDIPVILTSTMAAPGREYEGYDGAYTMPARLYEAGVKFAISGGSGSLYTNRLPWEAGVAVAFGLPEEEAMKAVTINAAEFMGISDRVGSLEPGKQATLLITTGTPLDMTSDIEQSYIQGREIDMMDIQKFFFEKYMQKVIQNRRVVS, encoded by the coding sequence ATGACGACGACCATGACGAAGTGGGGAGCCATGAGGGCAATTACGTCCCGGGTTGCCGCAGTCACAGCACTGACACTCGCCGCGATGATCGTGGCGTTTGCTGCCCCGTTCGTGTCGCCCACTTCGGTGGGGGCGCAGGTGCGGATGACCGTGCCGCCGCAGTCCGAAGCGGTGGCGCTGCAGGGGGCCACCATTCACACGATCACGAATGGGGTCATCGAGAACGGAACCATCGTGTTCAATGACGGAATCATCGTTGCCGTCGGCGCCGACGTGGAAATTCCAGCAGGTGCGCGCGTGGTCGATGTCACAGGAAAGCACATCTACCCCGGACTCATTGATGCCTACAGCACGGTGGGAATCAGTGAGATCGGCGCGGTTGGGGTGTCGAGCGACGTGAACGAGCTCGGCGACTTCAACCCCAACGTTCGAGCCGAGGTCGCGGTCAACGCGGAGAGCCGTCACATCGGCACCTCCCGCTCCGCTGGTGTGCTCGTCACGCTCACGACCCCGGGTGGCGGCCTCATCTCCGGTATGTCGTCGGCGATGAGCCTCGAGGGATGGGACTGGGAAGAGATGTCTATGGAGTCGGCTGCGGCCCTCAACGTGAACTGGCCCAACCCGAACCCTCGCGGCGGTCGCGGCGGACGGGGAGGCGCTCCACAGGATCCGCCGCCGAGCTATGCCGAACAGGTGCAGCAGCTCAAGGACTTCTTTGCGGAAGCGCGCGCGTATCGCGATGCCACTGCGGCCGGTGCGGAAGTGCGGACGGACTCGCGCTACGCGGCGATGGTTCCCGCGCTGGACGGAGAGATTCCGGTCGTGGTTTCGGCGGACGGGGCGGGTCAGATCAACGACGCCATCACCTGGGCACAGGAAGAGGGTGTCAGGATCGTGATTCGTGGCGGTGCCGACGCAATCCATGTGGCTGATCGACTCGTGGCCAATGACATCCCCGTGATCCTGACGTCGACCATGGCCGCGCCCGGTCGCGAATACGAAGGATACGATGGGGCCTACACTATGCCTGCTCGGCTCTATGAGGCTGGGGTGAAATTCGCCATCTCCGGAGGGTCAGGCTCTCTATATACGAACCGACTGCCCTGGGAAGCTGGAGTCGCGGTGGCGTTCGGGCTCCCGGAGGAAGAGGCAATGAAGGCTGTGACCATCAATGCGGCCGAGTTCATGGGGATCAGCGACAGGGTCGGATCACTGGAGCCCGGCAAGCAGGCGACACTCCTGATTACCACGGGGACCCCTCTGGATATGACGAGTGATATCGAGCAGTCCTACATCCAGGGCCGCGAGATCGACATGATGGACATCCAGAAATTCTTCTTCGAGAAGTACATGCAGAAGGTGATACAGAACCGGCGGGTGGTGAGCTAG
- a CDS encoding amidohydrolase family protein, whose amino-acid sequence MRAILSFIGVTLLFTGGLTAQQSSRTQPVAGIRDNGTGFHALVGARVVTAPGQVLDGATIVIRDGIIQAVGRNMQPPAGARVWDLEGHTIYPGFIDAHADLGMDAVPEGGDVGPTHWNPQVRAWFSTTANLQDDADRRAALRSQGFGTALVVPKQGIFRGTASVVNLGDAGVRDRVLRPDLAQAIGFQRSFQLGGAYPNSAMGTIALIKQTFMDAEWYMRAWGAYEDGGRSVLPPETSEALGALEAAVMGSQPVIFDTGSEEEYLRAHKLAQDYGVDAWYRGSGEEYRIVDVLQGRTDPLIIPLSFPDAPEVDDPESALNATLADLRDWYLAPTSPAQLADAGVSFAITSDGLSSLNEFLPNLRIAVARGLSTRDALAALTTTPAALLGLENTHGTIAEGRVANLVVSQGDLFTEEAAVRDVWVHGQAYEVTRPPEVDPRGTWAIASDDEWGFEATLRLEGPLNRLGGSIDVAGPGGASIDLASAEVIAETGRIEVRFDGEELGYEGVALLAGSVRGEDFYGWTSLPNGADPSFRGSRTDIYEGAARGTVAMNVPEIDLPFIRPMMEYGRPSIPEQPAAVVVRNATVWSQGPLGRMENADLLVQAGQVVAIGTDLDAPRGAVEIDATGKHVTPGLIDPHIHSGVSAINESGFAIVPEVQMGDVVTHNNIWMYRQLAGGLTTAHIKHGSANPIGGENVFVKLRWGSLPEDLMLKDAPRTVKFALGENPKRRQGRYPDTRMGTQEIIRDHFLAARDYEREWNRWEASQEGIPPRRDLRMEAILDILNQELLISSHGYRADEFLALVRLAEEFGFRVQTLQHGIEAYKIAPELAASGVAAVVWSDWGGFKMEAYDASVYNARILIEAGVVTALHSDNNEIASRMNWEAGKLLRTGLTQEQALSTVTNQAARAMAINDRVGSLEEGKDGDFVIWSGNPLSQFTRAEQTWVDGRRYFSLEEDAALRVEIDRERTELIQAILSVSESQGENMRESRGSN is encoded by the coding sequence GTGAGAGCAATCCTCTCTTTTATCGGAGTCACTCTTCTGTTCACGGGCGGACTCACGGCCCAGCAGTCGTCTCGGACTCAGCCCGTGGCGGGCATTCGTGACAACGGCACAGGCTTTCACGCCCTTGTTGGCGCACGGGTGGTTACGGCTCCTGGGCAGGTTCTGGACGGCGCGACGATCGTCATCCGGGACGGAATCATTCAGGCGGTGGGTCGTAACATGCAGCCGCCGGCCGGCGCGCGTGTCTGGGATCTCGAAGGTCACACGATTTATCCGGGGTTCATCGACGCTCACGCAGACCTCGGCATGGATGCGGTCCCCGAGGGCGGGGATGTGGGGCCAACGCACTGGAATCCACAGGTCCGCGCCTGGTTCAGCACCACGGCCAACCTTCAGGACGACGCCGACCGCAGAGCTGCTCTTCGGTCGCAGGGCTTCGGGACGGCACTGGTCGTGCCCAAGCAGGGCATTTTCCGGGGCACCGCTTCGGTCGTGAACCTTGGTGATGCGGGGGTCCGCGACAGAGTGCTGCGCCCGGATCTGGCTCAGGCCATCGGCTTTCAGCGTTCCTTCCAGTTGGGCGGCGCTTACCCCAACTCGGCCATGGGCACGATCGCACTCATAAAGCAGACATTCATGGATGCCGAGTGGTACATGAGAGCGTGGGGCGCCTACGAAGACGGTGGCCGCTCCGTCCTGCCGCCCGAGACCAGCGAAGCCCTGGGTGCCCTTGAAGCAGCCGTGATGGGCAGTCAGCCGGTCATCTTCGATACGGGTAGCGAAGAGGAGTACCTGCGGGCTCACAAGCTGGCCCAAGATTATGGCGTGGATGCTTGGTACCGAGGAAGCGGCGAGGAATACCGGATCGTCGACGTGCTGCAGGGACGCACCGATCCACTCATCATTCCTCTGAGCTTCCCGGATGCTCCCGAGGTCGACGACCCAGAATCGGCGTTGAACGCCACCCTGGCCGACCTCCGTGACTGGTATCTGGCGCCCACGAGCCCAGCCCAGCTGGCCGATGCGGGCGTCAGTTTTGCCATCACTTCAGACGGTCTCTCCTCGCTGAATGAGTTCCTGCCGAACCTGCGCATTGCGGTCGCACGAGGGCTCTCCACAAGAGATGCTCTGGCCGCGCTCACCACGACGCCGGCCGCTCTCCTGGGGCTCGAAAACACCCACGGCACGATCGCAGAGGGCAGGGTTGCTAACCTCGTCGTGAGTCAGGGCGATCTCTTTACCGAAGAGGCCGCGGTCCGGGATGTCTGGGTACACGGTCAGGCATATGAGGTCACCAGACCACCGGAGGTGGACCCACGTGGCACCTGGGCCATCGCATCAGACGATGAGTGGGGGTTCGAAGCCACTCTTCGTCTGGAAGGTCCGCTGAACCGCCTCGGAGGGTCTATCGACGTTGCCGGCCCAGGCGGCGCGAGCATCGATCTCGCTTCGGCGGAGGTCATCGCAGAAACGGGACGCATCGAGGTTCGCTTCGACGGTGAAGAACTCGGATACGAAGGAGTCGCTCTTCTGGCCGGTTCTGTCCGGGGTGAGGATTTCTACGGATGGACATCCCTGCCCAATGGTGCAGATCCGTCATTCCGAGGATCTCGCACCGATATCTATGAGGGAGCAGCACGGGGCACAGTGGCGATGAATGTCCCTGAAATCGACCTGCCGTTCATTCGGCCGATGATGGAGTACGGGAGGCCGTCGATTCCCGAGCAGCCCGCCGCGGTGGTCGTGCGAAACGCCACCGTATGGAGCCAGGGCCCTCTGGGACGGATGGAGAACGCTGATCTTCTCGTCCAGGCCGGACAGGTAGTGGCCATTGGTACGGATCTCGACGCCCCCCGAGGTGCGGTAGAGATCGACGCGACCGGAAAGCACGTCACGCCGGGGCTTATCGACCCCCACATTCACTCCGGGGTCAGCGCGATCAACGAGAGTGGCTTCGCCATCGTGCCCGAAGTTCAGATGGGCGATGTGGTCACGCACAACAACATCTGGATGTACCGGCAGCTTGCCGGTGGGCTAACGACCGCGCACATCAAGCACGGCTCTGCGAACCCCATTGGTGGCGAAAACGTGTTCGTGAAGCTCCGATGGGGGTCTCTGCCTGAGGACCTCATGCTGAAGGATGCCCCTCGGACAGTGAAGTTCGCGTTGGGCGAGAACCCAAAGCGGCGTCAGGGGCGTTATCCGGACACTCGAATGGGGACGCAGGAGATCATTCGTGACCACTTCCTAGCGGCTCGCGACTATGAGCGCGAATGGAACCGCTGGGAGGCCAGTCAGGAGGGGATCCCCCCACGGCGCGACCTGAGGATGGAGGCCATCCTCGACATCCTGAACCAGGAACTGCTGATCTCGTCGCACGGGTACCGCGCCGACGAATTCCTAGCGCTGGTCCGGCTTGCTGAGGAGTTCGGCTTCCGGGTTCAGACTCTGCAGCACGGGATAGAGGCGTACAAGATCGCGCCTGAGCTGGCTGCCTCCGGGGTCGCCGCAGTCGTGTGGAGTGACTGGGGTGGATTCAAAATGGAAGCGTACGACGCCTCCGTGTACAACGCTCGCATCCTCATCGAGGCCGGCGTGGTTACCGCGTTGCATTCTGATAACAATGAGATCGCCAGTCGCATGAACTGGGAGGCCGGCAAGCTACTTCGGACCGGCCTCACGCAAGAGCAGGCGCTGTCGACCGTGACCAACCAGGCCGCGAGGGCCATGGCGATCAACGATCGTGTGGGCTCGCTCGAAGAGGGCAAGGACGGTGATTTCGTCATCTGGAGCGGGAACCCGCTGTCTCAGTTCACCCGAGCCGAACAGACTTGGGTGGATGGGCGACGCTATTTCTCCCTAGAGGAGGACGCAGCCCTGCGGGTAGAGATCGACCGTGAGCGTACCGAGCTCATCCAGGCCATTCTCTCGGTGAGTGAAAGCCAGGGCGAAAACATGCGCGAATCGCGCGGGAGCAACTGA
- a CDS encoding methyltransferase domain-containing protein: MQAPDVAGYYDSNTARFLFVGGSGSALSIHRQLWGPGVRNASEASSYVNGLIATEIERVRSDSTSTILDMGCGVGGTLFHLAVSLPGSSLHGITISPRQHQLANRIVAEKGLQGQCLIHLGDFLVTPLAVAADVVVAVESFAHAPSPERFFRWASDHLLPGGHMIVVDDFLTSAVGSLREREQTCVSDFRAGWRVPGITTPDDCRYAAESVGFEPVDDTDLTALIRLGRPRDVVIRKLSPLLRRLRLARFPFFGNMVGGDALQAGLKGGFLSYRFLVFQKGPVRSRN, from the coding sequence ATGCAGGCCCCAGACGTCGCGGGTTACTACGACAGCAATACGGCTCGCTTCCTCTTCGTTGGTGGTAGTGGTAGTGCGCTGTCCATCCATCGGCAGTTGTGGGGACCAGGGGTTCGAAACGCGAGCGAAGCTTCGAGCTATGTGAACGGACTCATTGCGACAGAGATCGAGCGTGTTCGCTCCGACTCAACCTCCACCATTCTGGACATGGGATGCGGGGTGGGTGGCACTCTTTTCCACTTGGCGGTGTCCCTTCCGGGGAGTAGCCTCCACGGCATCACCATCAGTCCTCGTCAGCACCAGCTCGCAAATCGGATCGTGGCCGAGAAGGGGCTCCAGGGTCAGTGTCTGATTCACCTCGGTGATTTCCTTGTCACCCCACTGGCGGTTGCCGCGGACGTCGTCGTGGCGGTTGAGTCGTTCGCGCACGCGCCCTCGCCGGAGCGTTTCTTTCGTTGGGCGTCTGATCATCTCCTCCCCGGCGGGCACATGATCGTGGTCGATGACTTCCTGACTTCGGCGGTCGGCTCGCTGAGAGAGCGGGAGCAGACTTGTGTCTCGGACTTCCGAGCGGGTTGGCGCGTGCCCGGCATCACCACGCCCGACGATTGCCGGTACGCCGCCGAGTCCGTCGGCTTCGAGCCGGTCGACGACACCGATCTCACAGCCCTCATTCGGCTGGGCCGGCCTAGAGATGTCGTTATCCGGAAGCTTAGTCCGCTGCTTCGGAGACTGCGTCTCGCTCGCTTTCCGTTTTTCGGTAACATGGTGGGAGGCGACGCCCTTCAGGCCGGACTGAAGGGTGGTTTTTTGTCATACCGGTTTCTGGTCTTCCAAAAGGGCCCGGTTCGAAGCCGTAATTGA